GCATGGCCAGAGCGTGCCGACCAACGGTCGGCACCTACCAGTAGATCCACGCCACGCGTGGATGCACCCGCGCACGGCCAGAGCGTGCCGACCAACGGTCGGCACCCACCATCAGCATCAGCATCAGCATCACCACCAGCATCAGCAGCAGGTTCCATCAGCTCGCAGGAAACTGTCGAAGGCGGGGTGGGTCCGGTTGAGGGGGCGTGAGCCGCATGGATGCGGCGACCGAGCTTACAAGGACGTACTTGCAGCGCCCCCCTCAACCGGACCCACCCCGCCATCCCACGGAAAGCCCGCTGTTGCTTTTCAGGTTGCCGGCCAGCGGCCGGCACTACCACGGGTGCAGGGCGCAGCCCTGCAAAACCCCCTTACCTCCCCGGCAACTGCGCAAACGCACGCTGCATGCAGTCCTCCCGCGGGCACACCCGGCACCCCGGCCCGATCGACACCGAATTCCCCGGGCTCTGCACATCCAGCCCCAGCGAATACACCAACCGTTCCGCATGCTGCAGATCGCAGCCCAGCGCCACCGCAAACGTCTTGCGCGGCTGCCCATGACCCACCGGCCCGCTGCTGACCTGCCGCGCCAGCCAGAAGTGGCGCCGCCCATCGGGCATGCGCGCGGTCTGCGTGAGGATCCGCCCCGGCTGGTTGAATGCCTCGTAGACGATCCACAGCGGGCACGACCCACCCACCTGCGAGAAATGGAAATCGGTCGCCGAGTGGCGCTTGGACACATTGCCCGCACGGTCCACGCGGATGAAGAAGAACGGCAGCCCCGGCGCACTGCGCCGCGCCAGCGTGCTCAGCCGATGGCACACCGCCTCGAAGCCCACGCCGAACTGATGCGCCAGCAGCTCGATGTCGTAGCTGCTGGCCTCGGCCGCACGCAGGAAACGCATGTACGGCATCACCAGCGCACCGGCGAAGTAGTTCGACAGACCAATGCGCGCCTGCGCGATGCGCGCATCGTCGTGGAAGCCCGCGCGGGCGATTACCGCATCGATCTGCGGCAGGTAGCCGTGCAGGGCCAGCTCGGCCGCCATCTGGAACGCCTGCTGGCCCGGTTCCAGGTAATCGGGCAGCCACAGCCGCCGCGCGCCGGCATCGAACTGGCGCTTCTCGCGCCCGGCCTGCAGCGCGGCCACTTCCACCAGCACGCCGTGGCGGTCGGCCAGCAGCTGTCGCAGGCGCGGCGCCACATGGCCCGGTGACAGCCCCCACTCAGCGAACAGGCGCTCGGCCAGCTCGTCCAGCTCGGGGATGTGGTTGTGCATGCGGTTGAAGAACTCGCGCACCTGGTCGCCGGCGGGCAGGGTGCTGCCGGCCGCGGGCTCGCCCAGCTGGAATTCCAGCGCGGCGGCATGCTCGCGCAGGGCCAGGTGGCGACGGTGCAGGTCCAGCAGGGCGCGGCTGACCTGCGGCAGGTTGCCGGCCAGCGATCGCAGCTCGGTGGCACTCACCTCCGCCAGGCCCAGGTCGCGCAGGGTCTCGCCCAGCGCCTCCTGCAGCGCGGCGGGCTCATCGTCGTCGAACAAGGCGGAAACATCGCCCAACACCTCGCCCAGCTTCTTCTGCACGGCCGGCGTCAGCGGGCGCTTGTTGCGCTCGATCTGGTTCAGGTAGCTGGCCGACAGGCCGAGGGCACGGGCCAGGTCCACCTGGCTGTAGCCGCGCTGCTCGCGCAGGCGCAGCAGGCGCAGGCCCAGCTGGCGTTGTAAAGGCTGGAAATTCACAGAATTAACATGAATCGTCTGGCGTGTTGGCCAGATTAAGCGGATTCAGGCCGGAAATCGAGGAGGGTGCTGTGAATAATGCCAAGCATCTTTCGAGCCAGTGGGATTGTCGTCATGACTGTTGCAGCGCCCCGTATCCGCATGCTGATCGATGGCCAGTTCATTGAATCGGCCACCTCCCACTGGCAGGACGTGATCAATCCGGCCACCCAGGACGTGCTGGCCCAGGTCCCGTTCGCCACCACGGGTGAAGTGGATGCCGCCGTCGCCGCCGCCAAGGAAGCCTTCAAGACCTGGCGCAAGACCCCGATCGGCACCCGTGCGCGCATCTTCCTGAAGTACCAGCAGCTGATCCGCGAGAACATGAGCGAGCTGGCCCACATCCTCACCGCCGAACAGGGCAAGACCCTGCCCGACGCCGAAGGCGATGTGTTCCGCGGCCTGGAAGTGGTCGAGCACGCTGCCGCCATCGGCAACCTGCAGCTGGGCGAGCTGGCCAACAACGTGGCCAACGGCGTGGACACCTACAGCATCATGCAGCCGCTGGGCGTGTGCGCCGGCATCACCCCGTTCAACTTCCCGGCGATGATCCCGCTGTGGATGTTCCCGATGGCGATCGCCACGGGCAACACCTTCATCCTCAAGCCGTCCGAGCAGGACCCGATGGTGACCATGCGCCTGGTCGAACTGGCGCTGGAAGCCGGCATTCCGAAGGGCGTGCTGAACGTCGTCCATGGTGGCGAGGAAGTGGTCAACGCGATCTGCGACCACCCGGACATCAAGGCCGTGTCGTTTGTCGGTTCCACCCGCGTCGGCACCCACGTCTACAACCGTGCCTCGCTGGCCGGCAAGCGCGTGCAGTGCATGATGGGCGCCAAGAACCACGCCGTGGTACTGCCGGACGCGAACAAGGAACAGACCCTCAACGCGATGGTCGGCGCCGCCTTCGGTGCGGCCGGCCAGCGCTGCATGGCCGCCTCCACCCTGGTGCTGGTCGGTGAAGCGCGCAACTGGGTGCAGGACCTGGTGGCCAAGGCCAAGACCCTCAAGGTCAGCGGCGGCACCGTGTCCGGCACCGACGTCGGCCCGGTCATTTCCTGCAGCGCCCGCGAGCGCGTCGAAGGCCTGATCGCCTCGGGCGTGGAGCAGGGCGCCAAGCTGGTGCTCGACGGCCGCAACCCGCAGGTCGATGGCTTCGAGAAGGGCAACTTCGTCGGCCCGACCATCTTTGCCGGTGTCACCACCGACATGCGCATCTACCAGGAAGAAGTGTTCGGCCCGGTGCTGGTCATCCTCGAAGCGGAAACGCTGGACGAGGCCATCGCCATGGTCAACAGCAACCCGAACGGCAACGGCACCGCGCTGTTCACCCAGTCCGGCGCCGCCGCCCGTCGTTTCCAGGAAGACATCGACGTCGGCCAGGTCGGCATCAACGTGCCGATCCCGGTGCCGGTGCCGCTGTTCTCGTTCACCGGTTCGCGCGCCTCCAAGCTGGGCGACCTGGGCCCGTACGGCAAGCAGGTCGTGCTGTTCTACACCCAGACCAAGACCGTCACCGCACGTTGGTTCGATGACGAGACGCTGAGCCACGGCGTCAACACCACCATCAGCCTGAAGTAAGGGCAGGAGCAGCCATGAGCCACTCGATGACGACGGACCAGGAAGAAGCGCAGCAGGCCTATCGTGAAGCCGCGCGTGACTTCGCACAGGCCGAACTGGCGCCGCACGCCGCGCGATGGGATGCGGAGGGCATCTTTCCGCGCGAGGCGATCGCCAAGGCCGGTGAACTGGGCTTCTGTGGTCTGTACATGGACCCGGAAGTCGGCGGCAGCGGCCTCAGCCGCCTGGACGCCGCCGTCGTCA
This genomic stretch from Stenotrophomonas sp. SAU14A_NAIMI4_5 harbors:
- a CDS encoding short-chain fatty acyl-CoA regulator family protein; translated protein: MNFQPLQRQLGLRLLRLREQRGYSQVDLARALGLSASYLNQIERNKRPLTPAVQKKLGEVLGDVSALFDDDEPAALQEALGETLRDLGLAEVSATELRSLAGNLPQVSRALLDLHRRHLALREHAAALEFQLGEPAAGSTLPAGDQVREFFNRMHNHIPELDELAERLFAEWGLSPGHVAPRLRQLLADRHGVLVEVAALQAGREKRQFDAGARRLWLPDYLEPGQQAFQMAAELALHGYLPQIDAVIARAGFHDDARIAQARIGLSNYFAGALVMPYMRFLRAAEASSYDIELLAHQFGVGFEAVCHRLSTLARRSAPGLPFFFIRVDRAGNVSKRHSATDFHFSQVGGSCPLWIVYEAFNQPGRILTQTARMPDGRRHFWLARQVSSGPVGHGQPRKTFAVALGCDLQHAERLVYSLGLDVQSPGNSVSIGPGCRVCPREDCMQRAFAQLPGR
- a CDS encoding CoA-acylating methylmalonate-semialdehyde dehydrogenase, which gives rise to MTVAAPRIRMLIDGQFIESATSHWQDVINPATQDVLAQVPFATTGEVDAAVAAAKEAFKTWRKTPIGTRARIFLKYQQLIRENMSELAHILTAEQGKTLPDAEGDVFRGLEVVEHAAAIGNLQLGELANNVANGVDTYSIMQPLGVCAGITPFNFPAMIPLWMFPMAIATGNTFILKPSEQDPMVTMRLVELALEAGIPKGVLNVVHGGEEVVNAICDHPDIKAVSFVGSTRVGTHVYNRASLAGKRVQCMMGAKNHAVVLPDANKEQTLNAMVGAAFGAAGQRCMAASTLVLVGEARNWVQDLVAKAKTLKVSGGTVSGTDVGPVISCSARERVEGLIASGVEQGAKLVLDGRNPQVDGFEKGNFVGPTIFAGVTTDMRIYQEEVFGPVLVILEAETLDEAIAMVNSNPNGNGTALFTQSGAAARRFQEDIDVGQVGINVPIPVPVPLFSFTGSRASKLGDLGPYGKQVVLFYTQTKTVTARWFDDETLSHGVNTTISLK